One genomic segment of Microvirga ossetica includes these proteins:
- a CDS encoding response regulator: MNEKVLERPCCLIVEDQTLSATSIETFLERAGIAVQAVGSVGHARAWLETNTPDIAIVAFSLDDRSARELAKELDGRGIPFVIYSGYRLTQGVPTELPKVLCLKKPISHDDLLKIVLKILIALPGQVPSAPALNS; encoded by the coding sequence ATGAACGAGAAAGTACTCGAGCGACCCTGCTGCCTCATTGTCGAAGATCAGACCTTGAGCGCCACATCGATCGAGACGTTCCTTGAGCGAGCGGGCATTGCCGTGCAGGCTGTGGGCTCCGTTGGCCACGCGCGCGCGTGGCTGGAAACCAATACTCCTGACATTGCCATTGTCGCTTTCTCTCTCGATGACCGATCTGCCAGGGAGCTTGCGAAGGAACTCGACGGACGCGGCATTCCGTTCGTGATCTATTCCGGATACCGTCTGACCCAGGGCGTCCCAACCGAGCTTCCGAAAGTGCTGTGCCTCAAGAAGCCCATAAGCCATGATGACCTGCTGAAGATCGTGCTCAAGATTCTCATCGCACTGCCTGGGCAGGTGCCATCTGCTCCTGCTCTCAACTCCTGA
- a CDS encoding YsnF/AvaK domain-containing protein: MTQQTIIAHFDSRSDAQQAVEALTEAGISRSAIRLVPETETGYQRTDQRSSYDRTKDEGGFWASLSDFFLPDEDRYSYAEGMSRGGATLAVNTDEAQVERVADLLERNGAVDMDERQNTWRSEGWTGYTAGSTGSVSTDTQTIASAAAADVRANTRAGTDDTEVIPIAEEQLRVGKRQVNQGRVRVRSYVVETPVSEQVNLREEHVHVERRPVDQALTDDENLFQERTIEAEERAEEAVVSKETRVKEELVIRKDVGERTETVSDTVRRTEVDVEDERGVPNARAGTISSTDDRGRG; this comes from the coding sequence ATGACGCAGCAGACGATCATCGCCCATTTCGACAGCCGCTCCGATGCCCAGCAGGCGGTGGAGGCTCTCACCGAGGCAGGGATCAGCCGATCGGCGATCCGCTTGGTTCCTGAAACAGAGACCGGCTACCAACGCACGGACCAGCGCTCATCCTACGACCGCACGAAGGACGAGGGTGGCTTCTGGGCCTCTCTCAGCGACTTCTTCCTGCCGGACGAGGATCGCTACTCTTATGCCGAGGGGATGAGCCGCGGCGGCGCAACCCTCGCGGTCAATACGGACGAGGCGCAGGTCGAACGTGTGGCGGATCTCCTGGAGCGCAATGGTGCCGTTGATATGGATGAGCGTCAGAACACCTGGCGCAGCGAGGGCTGGACCGGCTACACGGCAGGCTCGACCGGTTCCGTGAGCACCGACACGCAGACAATCGCATCCGCAGCTGCAGCCGACGTGAGGGCCAATACCCGTGCAGGCACTGACGATACCGAGGTGATCCCGATTGCCGAGGAGCAATTGCGGGTTGGCAAGCGTCAGGTGAACCAAGGACGCGTGCGCGTCCGTTCCTACGTCGTTGAGACGCCTGTTAGCGAACAGGTCAACCTGCGCGAGGAGCATGTTCATGTCGAACGGCGGCCCGTCGACCAAGCCCTGACAGACGACGAGAACCTGTTCCAGGAACGCACGATCGAAGCCGAAGAGCGTGCCGAGGAAGCGGTTGTTTCGAAGGAAACGCGCGTGAAGGAGGAACTGGTCATCCGCAAGGACGTCGGGGAGCGCACCGAGACGGTGTCTGACACTGTGCGCCGCACCGAAGTCGATGTCGAGGACGAGCGTGGCGTACCGAATGCCCGGGCAGGCACGATTAGCTCCACCGACGATCGCGGACGCGGCTGA
- a CDS encoding PhnA-like protein — MTDIHHPDTPRNRGDTDAPHMSPVTPAEDARTIMLNKVSWGAVLAGVVVALVTQLILNLLGIGFGAATLDPAAGAGENPSAASFSIGAGIWFALAGILASLAGGYAAGRLAGKPKESTAGWHGLTAWALTTLVIFYLLTTTVGGILGGAYRTVTSALGNVTQAVGSTAQTAAQVAAPNLTGLTDPFSAIEQSVRGATGGNDPAALRDAAVAAVRAALTGNQQQAADARNRATDALARAQNIPVEQARTQVQQYEQQYRQSVDQARQQATQAADAAASAVSRGALFGALGLILGALAAWFGGRMGAVEPTITARMGLGPASTNTIVNRTAAQPTKTGPPTDSRTPRS; from the coding sequence ATGACCGACATCCATCATCCCGACACGCCGCGCAACCGCGGCGACACCGATGCTCCGCACATGAGCCCGGTCACCCCGGCTGAGGACGCCCGCACCATCATGCTGAACAAGGTGTCCTGGGGTGCAGTGCTCGCAGGCGTCGTCGTAGCCCTCGTGACACAACTCATCCTCAACTTGCTTGGCATCGGCTTCGGCGCCGCGACTCTCGATCCCGCGGCCGGAGCCGGCGAAAATCCGTCGGCCGCCAGCTTCTCGATCGGCGCTGGTATCTGGTTTGCCCTCGCCGGCATCCTCGCCTCGCTCGCCGGCGGCTATGCGGCAGGCCGGCTGGCCGGCAAGCCCAAGGAGTCGACGGCCGGCTGGCACGGCCTGACCGCTTGGGCGCTGACCACCCTCGTGATCTTCTACCTCCTGACCACCACGGTCGGCGGTATTCTCGGCGGTGCCTACCGCACCGTGACAAGCGCCCTCGGCAACGTCACGCAGGCGGTCGGCTCGACGGCTCAGACGGCGGCGCAAGTGGCAGCGCCCAACCTGACGGGCCTCACCGATCCGTTCTCCGCCATCGAGCAGTCAGTTCGGGGCGCCACCGGCGGCAATGATCCAGCGGCCTTGCGTGATGCGGCTGTGGCCGCTGTGCGGGCAGCCTTGACCGGCAACCAGCAGCAGGCCGCGGACGCCCGCAACCGCGCGACGGATGCGCTTGCTCGGGCACAGAACATCCCGGTGGAGCAGGCCCGCACGCAGGTGCAGCAGTACGAGCAGCAATACCGCCAGAGTGTCGACCAGGCCAGGCAGCAGGCCACGCAGGCGGCGGACGCGGCGGCCTCGGCTGTGTCGCGTGGTGCGTTGTTCGGAGCGCTCGGCTTGATCCTCGGCGCCCTCGCGGCTTGGTTTGGCGGGCGCATGGGCGCCGTCGAGCCGACGATCACGGCCCGTATGGGTTTAGGCCCCGCGAGCACGAACACCATCGTCAACCGAACTGCTGCACAGCCGACGAAGACCGGCCCTCCAACCGACAGCCGCACTCCACGCTCCTAA
- a CDS encoding CsbD family protein yields MDKDRIKGAAKEAKGAVKESIGKVTGDTKTEAEGAVEKKAGRAQNAVGGAKDSVRDTLKSR; encoded by the coding sequence ATGGACAAGGACCGCATCAAAGGTGCCGCGAAAGAGGCCAAGGGCGCCGTCAAGGAGTCTATCGGCAAGGTCACGGGTGACACGAAGACCGAAGCCGAAGGCGCCGTCGAGAAAAAGGCCGGCCGGGCACAGAACGCCGTCGGCGGCGCAAAGGACAGCGTGCGCGACACCCTCAAGTCCCGCTGA